A segment of the Candidatus Zixiibacteriota bacterium genome:
TTTCCAGGAGTGGGTGGGATTTTCATTCAGATGGAAGATGAGCTTGGCTCAATGGCAGCAGTAGTCGGTGCAACCTGGGGCGGCTCAAAATCGATGACTGTTACCTCAGGTCCGGGCTTCTCCCTGATGATGGAGAACATCGGTTTAGCCTGTATGATGGAGGCACCCTGCGTGGTAGTGGACGTTCAAAGAGGCGGTCCTTCTACCGGGCTTCCCACTTTGCCAGGTCAAGCAGATATGATGCAGGCAAAATGGGGCTCGCATGGCGATTATGAGCTGGTAGCTTTATCGCCCAATTCTCCACAGGAAGCTTTCTGGGTTTTGATAAAAGCATTCAACCTGTCTGAGAGATTCAGGGTTCCGGTTTTAGTGATGATGGATGAGTGTGTGGGACATATGACTGAAAAGGTGGTCATCCCTGAAGCAGACCAGATAGAGCTTTATCCCAGAAGATATACCGAGCTTCCGCCTGAAAAATATCTCCCCTTCAAACCCGAAAAGGACTTAGTTCCCCAGATGATAAAAGCCGGGGATGGTTACAAAATCCACGTTACCGGTTTGACTCATGATGAAAGAGGTTATCCGGTTATGACCTGGGAAGCCCAGGAGAAATTAGTCAGGCGATTAGTCGAAAAGATAAGGCTGTTTAAAGATGAATTAGTGGATATAGAAGAGGAACAAACTGAAGGTGCAGATGTCGTGGTCTTCTCCTACGGTATAAGCTCCAGGGTATCTATCCCGGCAATTCAGAAGGCAAGAAAAGAAGGTATTAAGGTTGGATATTTAAGACCTATCATCGTCTGGCCCTTTCCGGAGAAAAAGATTTACGAATTAGCCCAGAAGATAAAAGGGTTTGTGGTGGTGGAGATGAATTACGGACAGATGGTCCTGGAGGTGGAAAGAGCAACCAAAGGGAAGACCAAAACGATTTTGGTCCCGCATGGTGGTGGATGGGTGCACGAACCTGAGGATATCTACAAGGCTATCAAGGAGGCAGCAAAATGAGCGAAGTCCAACTGAAAAAGAAAAAAGAGGAAACAGAAGAAGAACACCCGATGGAGCATCTTCTGAGGATGGAGCGGATGCCGCACATCTGGTGCCCCACCTGCGGAATAGGAACTGCGGTTACAGCTTTTCTGATGGCTCTGGAAAAATCGCAAATACCTTTGAAGGATACAGCCATAGTTTCCGGGATAGGATGCACAGGCAGGGTTGCCGGGTATGTCAAATTAGATTCATTTCACTCGACTCACGGACGTGCGATACCTTTTGCCACAGGTCTAAAATTAGCCAATCCGAAACTGAAGGTGGTGGTTTTCTCAGGGGACGGGGATATTATGGGAATAGGAGGGAATCACTTTTTGCATGCGGCAAGAAGGAATATGGATCTAACCGTCGTATGCGTCAACAACTTCATCTATGCGATGACCGGAGGTCAGTGCGCGGCTACCACGCCGGTAACAGCTAACACCTCGACTTCACCTTACGGAAATTTCGAGCAGCCGTTCAGTCTTCCTTACTTAGCCGCATCTTGCGGAGCAGTCTACGTTGCCCGCTGGACAGCTCTGGACGTCAGAAGACTGGCAAAATCTCTAACCGAGGCGTTACAGAAAAAAGGTTTCTCCTTTGTGGAGATAATCTGCCCCTGCTCAACTCTCTATGCCAGAAGGAACCGGTTAGGAACCGGACTTGACCTTATGAAGTTCTATCACGACAACTCGGTCATCAAGCACGGTGCCGATTTATCGGAGTTAGACATCAGCTTCCAGTCCAAGATAGTCGTGGGGAAGTTCATCGACCGGGAAAGACCTACCTTTATTGAGGGAGTAAATCAGGGCTTAAGAGGAGTACTAAAGGACAAATTCGTAGAATATGGAGGGCCGATAGATGATGACTGAGATAAGGATTTCCGGATATGGTGGGCAGGGGGTTATACGCTGCGGATACATAATCGGCAAGGCGGCCTCACTCTATGATAACAAACATGCGACCATGACCCAGAGTTTCGGTCCGGAGGCAAGAGGAAGCGCGTGCAGCTCACAGGTTTTGGTCTCTGAGGATAAAATCCTTTACCCTTATGTCACTTTGCCTCAGATTCTGGTTGCGATGTCCCAGGAGGCGTATACTAAATTCTCACCGAATTTAGACCTGAACGGAACTCTGATCATCGATGACGATTTGGTCACTCCTGAAGAGGCAAGAGGAAATATCAAAACCTACGCGGTACCCTCAACCCGCTTTGCCGAAGAGATGGGAGCAAAAATAGTCGCCAACATAGTGATGTTAGGGTTTTTCACTGCGGTAACAGGATTAGTTTCACCTGAGGCGATGAGGAAGGCAGTCTCAACCTCAGTCCCTGAAAGGTTGGTGGATTTGAACCTGAAGGGTTTTGACAAAGGTTTTCAGTTCGGGCAGGAAGTAAAAGAGGCTTCCAAACAGTAAGCCGGATATGTCGAAAAAAGGTGCTCTGGTAATCGGGGGCGGGGTTGCGGGAATTCAGGCGGCACTGGATTTAGCCAATGCGGATTTCCAGGTCTATTTGGTTGAGAGGTCTCCCACCTTAGGCGGGAGGATGGCTCAGTTAGACAAGACCTTCCCCACCATGGACTGCGCCATATGAATCCTGGGTCCCAGGATGTTAGATGCCGGTCGGCATCCGAACATAAAAGTCTGGACCTACTCTGAAGTCAAACAGGTGGAAGGGGAAAAAGGTAATTTCAGAGTAACAGTCAGGCGAAAATCCAGGAGCGTGGATGAAAACTCCTGCGTGGGGTGCGGGGACTGTGCTAAGGAATGTCCTATAATCGTGCCGAATGCTTTTGATTTAGGATTAGGCGCACGTAAAGCAATCTATTCTCCTTTTCCACAAGCTTCTCCACGAGCTTATGTCATCGACAAAGAGAACTGCTTGAATAAAAAATTTATCGTGTGCGAGCGCTGTTCTGCGGTCTGCAAGCCGAAATCCATTGATTACGACCTGCCGGATAAGGATGAGGAGATAAATGTCGGCTCCATCATCCTCTCCACTGGTTTTGAGGAATATGACCCGACCATTTTAAGCTGTTTTGATTACTCCCTGCACGAGGATGTCGTAACTGGAATGGAATTCGAAAGACTGCTCAATGCCTCAGGTCCAACTGGCGGACATATAAGAAGACCTTCAGACAAAAAGCTCCCAAAAACTTTAGGTTTTATCCAGTGCGTGGGTTCCAGGTCGAATGATAATAAAGGGGTTCCTTACTGTTCCTATTTCTGCTGTATGAATGCAGTAAAAAACTCGCTTTTGGCAAAGGTACATGAACCGGAAATTGAGAAGATATATATTTTCTATCACGACATGAGAGCATTTGGCAAAGGGTATGAAGACCTTTACTTAAGAGCCAAAGCTGATCCCTCTGTGGTTTTCTATCACGGTAAACCTTCCAAGATAATCGAAGATCCGATAACCAAAGATTTATGGATTGCAGTTGAGAATATGGATAATGGCAAGGTGGAAAGAATAAAGGTCGATTTAGCCATTCTTTCCTCTGCGGCAGTTCCATCTGCCGGGACAAGGGAATTAGCTGAGATTTTAGGAATTGAGCTTGACCAGACAGGATTTTTCAAGCCAAAAGAGGTAAACTCTCCTCTTGAGTCGACCAAAGAAGGGATCTACCTTTGCGGCTGCTCCGGCGGTTTAAAAGATATAACTGATTCGGTTGCTTTCGGGTCTGCCTCGGCTTTGAAAGTCTCCTCTCATCTTAAGGGTCAGAAGATAAAAAGGGAGCCATTAAAAGTCGAGCAGATTGATACCTCTGGAGAACCGAGAATCGGGGTTTTTGTCTGTCACTGCGGGATAAATATTGCTGGAGTGGTGGATGTCAGCGCAGTGGAGGAGTATGCTAAGTCTCTGCCGGACGTTGTGTTCGTTATGAAAGACCTATTCGTCTGCTCAGATGGCACCCAGAGATTACTTCAGGATAAGATAAAAGAGCATAATCTTAACCGGGTGGTTGTGGCAGCCTGCACTCCGAGGACGCATGAGCCGATCTTTCAGGAGACCTGCCAGAGAGCGGGACTGAACCCATATCTATTCGAGATGGCAAATATCAGGGACCAGTGCTCCTGGGTGCATGCCAGCGAGCCAGAGGAGGCGACTTCAAAAGCTAAAGATTTAATCCGGATGGCTGTGACCAAGGCGAGAAGGCTTCAGCCTCTTGAATCCAGAGAAGTTGAGATGAATTCAAAAATCCTGGTCATCGGTGGCGGGATCTCTGGCATCTCTGCGGCTCTGGATTTATCCTCCCAGGGCTATAAGGTCACGTTAATCGAAAAAGAGAAAAGCTTGGGCGGAAGATTAGCTTCCTTGGGAAATTTAAGCTTTTCCACAATGAGCGGAAAGGAACTGTTAAAAAAGAAATTAGACGAGCTTTCCCAGAATAAAGTCAAGATTCTCACATCCACTGAGGTGAAAAAGGTGGATGGTTTTGTGGGAAATTTTGAGGTGACACTTGAAACGAAAGATGACAAAAAGAAAAGCTCAAAACTGAAAGCCGGCACAATAATTTTAGCCATCGGGTCTGACCTTTATAATCCTGAGGGCAAATATGGTTATGGAAAATTTCCTGAGGTGATCACAAATTTGGATGCAGAAAAACTTCTTCAGGAGAAGGAATTTAAAATCAAAGATAAAAAGCCGGAGCAGACTGTCTTTATTCAATGCGTTGGTTCAAGAGAAAAAGAAGGCAGAAAATACTGTTCGAGGTACTGCTGTCAGGTGGCTATAAAACAAGCAATGGCGTTAGCGGAAAAAGGGTTAAAAGTTACGGTTTTATACAGAGACTTGAGGAGTTTCAATCCCGGAGCTGAGGAAGCATATAGAAGAGCGCGCGGTTTAGGGGTCTTGTTCTTGAGATATGACGAGGATAATCCTCCAGAAGTCTTGGGTGAAGATAGATTAAGAATGGTCAAACTATCACAGCCTCTGCTCAAAACAGAAGTTGAGATTCCTGCTGATCTGGTAATCCTTTCAGTGGGAATGGTTCCCGGAGAGAAAGATTTTGCTCACCTGCAGGAGCTTTTGAAAGTTCCCAGAGGTCTGGATGGATTTTTCATGGAGAGGCATTCAAAGCTCGGACCGGTGGAGACCAACACTGAAGGGATTTTTATCTGCGGTTGCGCCCAGTCTCCGAAACTTATTCCGGAATCGATCGGGCAGGCGCTCGGTGCTGCAGGTAAGGCGGCGATCCTTGCCTCCAGAGATAAAATCAAACTGGCGCCTATAGTCTGCCAGATAGTGGAACCATCACTCTGCAGGGCTTGCGGCACCTGTGTGAAGATCTGTGAATTTCACGCTCCATCTTTAGAGGAGAAGGACGGAATCTATATTGCTAGGATAAATGAAGCCCTGTGCAAGGGATGCGGGACCTGTGCGGCCCTGTGCCCGACCTCGGCTATTACAGCTTTCCATTTCACGGATGAACAGATCGAGGAGATGGTGGAGAGCTGTTTGCTCTTTGAATGATTTGGAAAGAGTATAGAAGTGCATCAGCTTGTTGATGCGTCCTTTACGAATAGGGCGAGGAAACCTCGCCCCTACAGGAACAACAAAATTTATTTAAAAAGGAGGTTTTATGGAAAAGAAAGTTTTACTGGGGATGTTAGCGTATTTTGACAAGGTACAAAAAGTCACCCAGAAGGCAATAAAGCTAATCCCAAAGGATAAGCTCAATTTCAAACCCTGCCCGGAGGTGATGTCCGTAAAAGAGCTGGTCAAACATATTTACACCAGTGAGAAGGTGTTTACAGATGGAGCTAAAAAAGGGTCTATCTCCGAAGATGATTTCAAGAAAGCATCCTTTGAGGTTAAAAGTGTTGATGGTTTACTCAAATTTGCTAAAAGAGTTCATCAGAACACCAACCGGATTGCCAAATCGTTAACTCCGATTCAGATGAAGAAAAAGGTCAAGTGCTTCTGGGAAGATGAGCTTCCAGCCTGGACCTGCTTTACGGTTTCTTATGATGAACACTGGCACCACCGGGGACAGCTTTTTACCTATCTCCGGCTGATGGGAATAAAGCCACCGGATTTGTATGATTTTAAATAAGGAAAGGATTCAAGGAGCCAAGGGTTCAAATTGCTCTTCGTCCGAATTTGGATCCATAGGATTGGTGTCCTCACCAACGAAGCACGTAGGGCAAGGTCATCAAGGTCTTGTCCACAGGATCCCGGGTGAAGACTTTTGCCTTGCATTCGCTCTGTTGGTCAGGAGACCAACAGAGAACAGCGAATAATAGTTGTAGGGGTCGGGTTACCCGCCCCAAAAGCTGTTTCTGTCATTGCGAGGAGGTCATTTGACCAACGAAGCAATCTACAGAAAGTGGACGGATTGCTTCGCTCTCCCGCTTATTGCGGGGTCGCTCGCAATGACATCCGTGTTATAAAAAAAATGGACAAATACAAAATTTATCTCGAGGTTGACAGAAAAGGTTGCTGTATGGCGCATATCCGGGAGCTGCCAGGCTGTTTTGTCTGGGATAGGACTCAGAAGAAAGTTTTAGAAAGAGTTCCTGAAATAATCAAAGGTTATTTATCCTTCTTGAAGAAAAATGGTGAGAAAAATGCAAGTGTTCCTAAAAAGATAGAATACGAAATTATGGAGACCCAAAAAGGAACCTGTCCGGTAATTAGCGGGAGCAAGGCCGCATTGTTTTCTTATGATTTACTTCCTCCTGCGAAAGCCTTCATTAACCAATGCATTCGCTGGATGGGATATAACCGGAAAGAGCTTTTAAAGAAGGTTGGTAAACTCTCAGATGAAATTCTCGACTGGAAACCGGAGAAAAAAGTCCGCTCGATCAGAGAGACTTTATATCATGTTGCCAACTGTGATCTGTGGTATCTTTCCCGGCTAAAAGATTTTAAAGAGCTGTATACGGTGCCAGAATATCCTCAGGAAAAGATTTTCGACAAGTTAAAAAAGAATAGAGAGGTAGCAGTCAGGGTTCTAAAAAAGCTTTCTGCGGAAGACAGAAACAAGATCAACATTCCCAGGAAATGGGCAAAGTACAAAAACGAGAAATGGACAGCCGGGAAGATGCTGAGAAGATTTTTAGAGCACGAAAGAGAGCATATCGGGACGATCGATAAGACGCTGGGTAAATACAGAAAGAGCATCGCATAGGGGCAGGGTTCCCCTGCCCTGGGCGAGGAGACCTCGCCCCTACAAATAGACGGTGCAAAGGCGACAGGAATGACCGAGAAAAATTTCGAACCTAAAATCGTGGTCTTTGCCTGCAACTGGTGTTCTTATGCTGGCGCAGATACTGCCGGGGTGGGCAGGCTGCAGTACCCACCTAATGTCAGGTTGATCCGGGTGATGTGTTCAGGCAGGATTAGGCCTGGTTTTGTCCTGAAGGCGTTTGAGCTGGGCGCTGACGGGGTGATGTGGTCCGGCTGTCATTTCGGGGACTGCCACTACGTTTTCGGAAATTACCGTGCAGTTGAGCAGTTCGAGATCACAAAAAATCTGGTCAAGATGTTGGGAATAGAAAAGGAAAGGTTGAGATTGGAATGGGTCTCGGCCGCAGAAGGGGGAAGGTGGGCTCAACTGATCAAGGAGTTTGTGGAGGATGTGAAGAAAGTAGGACCGAGTCCGTTAAGAAAAACAAAGGAAGATGGAAGAAGGAAGATGGAAAAAGAAATGATGAGTGATGGATGACGGATGAATGATGGCTGTCATTCCGAGCCCGACGGAGATCAATTGTCATTCTGAGTCCGCCAGAGGCGGACGAAGAATCTAAGATTCTTCGGTCGTCCAAATGGACTCCCTCAGAATGACAAATGAAGAGATATCGAATAGCAATAGCAAACAGCGAATAGCAAAAACCGAATAGCAGAATTATGAAAAAAGAGATCATAAGAAAAACCAAAGCCTATTATTGTCTGGATTGCGGTAAATGTACCGCGGTCTGCCCGATTGCCAATGTGAGAAACG
Coding sequences within it:
- a CDS encoding 2-oxoacid:acceptor oxidoreductase subunit alpha, with the protein product MKADPKRVLTGAHYLDGDHAAAEGALAAGCTFVAGYPITPSTEVVERMAERFPGVGGIFIQMEDELGSMAAVVGATWGGSKSMTVTSGPGFSLMMENIGLACMMEAPCVVVDVQRGGPSTGLPTLPGQADMMQAKWGSHGDYELVALSPNSPQEAFWVLIKAFNLSERFRVPVLVMMDECVGHMTEKVVIPEADQIELYPRRYTELPPEKYLPFKPEKDLVPQMIKAGDGYKIHVTGLTHDERGYPVMTWEAQEKLVRRLVEKIRLFKDELVDIEEEQTEGADVVVFSYGISSRVSIPAIQKARKEGIKVGYLRPIIVWPFPEKKIYELAQKIKGFVVVEMNYGQMVLEVERATKGKTKTILVPHGGGWVHEPEDIYKAIKEAAK
- a CDS encoding thiamine pyrophosphate-dependent enzyme, whose protein sequence is MSEVQLKKKKEETEEEHPMEHLLRMERMPHIWCPTCGIGTAVTAFLMALEKSQIPLKDTAIVSGIGCTGRVAGYVKLDSFHSTHGRAIPFATGLKLANPKLKVVVFSGDGDIMGIGGNHFLHAARRNMDLTVVCVNNFIYAMTGGQCAATTPVTANTSTSPYGNFEQPFSLPYLAASCGAVYVARWTALDVRRLAKSLTEALQKKGFSFVEIICPCSTLYARRNRLGTGLDLMKFYHDNSVIKHGADLSELDISFQSKIVVGKFIDRERPTFIEGVNQGLRGVLKDKFVEYGGPIDDD
- a CDS encoding 2-oxoacid:acceptor oxidoreductase family protein, which translates into the protein MTEIRISGYGGQGVIRCGYIIGKAASLYDNKHATMTQSFGPEARGSACSSQVLVSEDKILYPYVTLPQILVAMSQEAYTKFSPNLDLNGTLIIDDDLVTPEEARGNIKTYAVPSTRFAEEMGAKIVANIVMLGFFTAVTGLVSPEAMRKAVSTSVPERLVDLNLKGFDKGFQFGQEVKEASKQ
- a CDS encoding FAD-dependent oxidoreductase, which encodes MSKKGALVIGGGVAGIQAALDLANADFQVYLVERSPTLGGRMAQLDKTFPTMDCAI
- a CDS encoding FAD-dependent oxidoreductase, whose product is MLDAGRHPNIKVWTYSEVKQVEGEKGNFRVTVRRKSRSVDENSCVGCGDCAKECPIIVPNAFDLGLGARKAIYSPFPQASPRAYVIDKENCLNKKFIVCERCSAVCKPKSIDYDLPDKDEEINVGSIILSTGFEEYDPTILSCFDYSLHEDVVTGMEFERLLNASGPTGGHIRRPSDKKLPKTLGFIQCVGSRSNDNKGVPYCSYFCCMNAVKNSLLAKVHEPEIEKIYIFYHDMRAFGKGYEDLYLRAKADPSVVFYHGKPSKIIEDPITKDLWIAVENMDNGKVERIKVDLAILSSAAVPSAGTRELAEILGIELDQTGFFKPKEVNSPLESTKEGIYLCGCSGGLKDITDSVAFGSASALKVSSHLKGQKIKREPLKVEQIDTSGEPRIGVFVCHCGINIAGVVDVSAVEEYAKSLPDVVFVMKDLFVCSDGTQRLLQDKIKEHNLNRVVVAACTPRTHEPIFQETCQRAGLNPYLFEMANIRDQCSWVHASEPEEATSKAKDLIRMAVTKARRLQPLESREVEMNSKILVIGGGISGISAALDLSSQGYKVTLIEKEKSLGGRLASLGNLSFSTMSGKELLKKKLDELSQNKVKILTSTEVKKVDGFVGNFEVTLETKDDKKKSSKLKAGTIILAIGSDLYNPEGKYGYGKFPEVITNLDAEKLLQEKEFKIKDKKPEQTVFIQCVGSREKEGRKYCSRYCCQVAIKQAMALAEKGLKVTVLYRDLRSFNPGAEEAYRRARGLGVLFLRYDEDNPPEVLGEDRLRMVKLSQPLLKTEVEIPADLVILSVGMVPGEKDFAHLQELLKVPRGLDGFFMERHSKLGPVETNTEGIFICGCAQSPKLIPESIGQALGAAGKAAILASRDKIKLAPIVCQIVEPSLCRACGTCVKICEFHAPSLEEKDGIYIARINEALCKGCGTCAALCPTSAITAFHFTDEQIEEMVESCLLFE
- a CDS encoding DinB family protein, which translates into the protein MEKKVLLGMLAYFDKVQKVTQKAIKLIPKDKLNFKPCPEVMSVKELVKHIYTSEKVFTDGAKKGSISEDDFKKASFEVKSVDGLLKFAKRVHQNTNRIAKSLTPIQMKKKVKCFWEDELPAWTCFTVSYDEHWHHRGQLFTYLRLMGIKPPDLYDFK
- a CDS encoding type II toxin-antitoxin system HicB family antitoxin, producing the protein MDKYKIYLEVDRKGCCMAHIRELPGCFVWDRTQKKVLERVPEIIKGYLSFLKKNGEKNASVPKKIEYEIMETQKGTCPVISGSKAALFSYDLLPPAKAFINQCIRWMGYNRKELLKKVGKLSDEILDWKPEKKVRSIRETLYHVANCDLWYLSRLKDFKELYTVPEYPQEKIFDKLKKNREVAVRVLKKLSAEDRNKINIPRKWAKYKNEKWTAGKMLRRFLEHEREHIGTIDKTLGKYRKSIA
- a CDS encoding hydrogenase iron-sulfur subunit, with product MTEKNFEPKIVVFACNWCSYAGADTAGVGRLQYPPNVRLIRVMCSGRIRPGFVLKAFELGADGVMWSGCHFGDCHYVFGNYRAVEQFEITKNLVKMLGIEKERLRLEWVSAAEGGRWAQLIKEFVEDVKKVGPSPLRKTKEDGRRKMEKEMMSDG